A section of the Petrimonas sulfuriphila genome encodes:
- the xylE gene encoding D-xylose transporter XylE, whose protein sequence is MKYNKTYIFGITLVATLGGLLFGYDTAVISGAEKSIEAYLVKPLGLNSLIHGATVSSALIGCIIGGVISGVFSNRFGRRKTLLIAAVLFFVSALGSGFPEAIFFSKGQPSIGLLLTFNFYRIIGGVGVGLASAVSPMYISEIAPADIRGRLVSFNQFAIIFGMLVVYFVNWGIAFGQSIDWINDVGWRYMFASEAIPAALFGMLLFLVPETPRYLVLSNRDEKARSVLSRINADKLRAEAIFSEIKQSIGRTTERSRIFSYGKMVILIGVLLSVFQQFVGINVALYYAPRIFESMGAAKDASMLQTIIMGFVNVVFTVVAILTVDKWGRKPLLITGSVGMAIGMFAISSLSYNEIIGISTLVFIIIYTASFMMSWGPICWVLISEIFPNKIRGQAVAVAVAAQWAANYLISSTYPAMMEYSGALTYGFYGLMAVISALFVWKMVPETKGKSLEEMESLWKK, encoded by the coding sequence ATGAAGTACAACAAAACCTATATCTTTGGGATCACCCTGGTAGCGACATTGGGTGGCTTACTCTTCGGCTACGATACGGCCGTGATTTCCGGTGCGGAAAAATCGATAGAAGCTTACCTGGTCAAGCCGTTGGGATTAAATTCGTTAATCCATGGAGCCACCGTGTCGAGTGCCCTGATCGGCTGTATTATCGGAGGAGTTATTTCGGGAGTGTTTTCAAACCGGTTTGGCAGAAGAAAAACGCTGCTTATAGCTGCCGTTTTGTTTTTTGTGTCAGCACTGGGATCGGGATTTCCCGAAGCTATTTTCTTCTCTAAAGGGCAGCCGTCCATCGGGTTGCTGTTGACATTCAATTTTTACCGTATAATCGGAGGTGTCGGAGTGGGACTGGCATCTGCCGTTTCTCCCATGTACATCAGCGAGATAGCTCCTGCAGATATTCGGGGAAGGCTGGTTTCTTTCAACCAGTTCGCCATTATTTTTGGAATGCTGGTGGTGTACTTCGTTAATTGGGGCATCGCCTTTGGACAGAGTATCGATTGGATCAACGATGTGGGTTGGCGGTATATGTTCGCATCAGAAGCTATTCCTGCAGCCTTGTTTGGTATGTTGCTGTTTCTGGTTCCTGAAACGCCGAGATACCTGGTATTGTCGAATCGCGATGAAAAAGCACGGTCTGTTTTAAGCCGGATTAACGCTGATAAATTAAGGGCTGAAGCTATTTTCTCCGAAATAAAGCAGTCCATCGGACGTACAACGGAACGTTCCCGTATTTTTTCTTACGGGAAAATGGTTATTCTTATCGGTGTTTTGTTGTCGGTGTTTCAGCAGTTTGTGGGAATCAATGTTGCGTTGTATTACGCTCCACGTATTTTTGAGAGTATGGGAGCTGCGAAAGATGCCTCCATGCTGCAAACCATCATCATGGGGTTTGTCAATGTCGTGTTTACGGTTGTGGCCATCCTGACGGTGGATAAGTGGGGGAGAAAACCGTTGTTGATTACCGGCTCCGTTGGCATGGCCATCGGCATGTTTGCCATATCCTCGTTGTCCTATAACGAAATTATCGGAATAAGCACACTGGTATTCATCATCATTTATACGGCGTCGTTTATGATGTCGTGGGGACCGATCTGCTGGGTGCTCATCTCTGAAATTTTCCCAAACAAAATCCGGGGTCAGGCGGTAGCCGTGGCGGTTGCCGCACAATGGGCTGCCAATTACCTGATCTCGTCTACCTATCCGGCAATGATGGAATACAGCGGAGCTTTGACCTACGGTTTTTATGGGTTGATGGCTGTAATTTCGGCTCTCTTTGTATGGAAAATGGTTCCCGAAACCAAAGGGAAGTCATTGGAAGAGATGGAAAGTTTGTGGAAGAAGTGA